Within the bacterium genome, the region CTATAGATGAGAAGATAAAAAAAGATAAATTAAAGCTTGACCTGGTCAAATGTGAACTTAATCCTGACCGCCAAGGCTGTTACAGTTCAAGAATTAAACTTAAACAGTGGAATAGGCTTCTGGAAAACAAGATTATCGAAGCTGAAAAACTGGCTTCTATTTTCCATATTCTACATAAGACTAATTATCCTGAGAAGGAGTTCAACTCAGCATGGAAAATAATCCTGAAAAATCAGTTTCATGACATTATCTGTGGAACGATTATTGACAAGTCGTACTTTGAGACTGTTAAATCCTATGAGAAAACAAATGAGAAATTAGATAGAATAATCAATAGATACGCAAAATTGGCACATTATAAGTTAAAAGATAAGAAGGTGAAGGTTACAGGCATAGAAATTAGTAAAGAAAAAATAGAAAATAAGTTTTTCAAAATAGAACTCACTTCAAAGGGGGTAATTAGGAGTCTTATCTTAAAAAAGGGAAATACTGAATTTGTAAATCCGAATAAGCCTTTTTTTAACAACTTGTTCCTGCAAACTGATAATGGAGACTTGTGGCAGTATTACGAAGGGCCTCTTCCTGATTTGGATGGATTTATATCAGATATTATCTATGATCCTTTACCGGACGAGAAGCATATAGTTTCAAAGACTGGAAAACGTAAGGCTGGACTCTTAATAACCTCAGAGGATGCAAGATATGTTGATAATAAAATAAAAATATTAAAAGAAGATGTTCGTTATGGATTGAAAATCTCAGGAGAAATGAGATATATGGACTTATCCCCGTTTAGAATAAAATTTGCTCAATATATTTTTCTTTACAGAGATATAGAACGAATTGATTTTAAAACAGAGATAAATCCTGTTTGGGGAGAACGGTATCGTATCAGGGCTATGTTCCCAACTAATATAAAAAATGGCATCATCAGGCATGAGATACTATTTGGAAATATAGAACGTCCTGAAGGAGAATTTCCTGCGCAAAACTGGATTGATTATTCTGATAAAAAGAAGGGGCTATTTCTCCTTAATAAAGGGTTACCGGGAAATAATGTAACTGATGGCGTAATGATGTTGTCGCTTCTACGCTCAGTAGATATGGATTATAAAGGGCCAAGTAAGTCTGCTCTTGAGAAAAACACAAAACACAGCTTCGAATATTCTCTGGTTCCTTATCTTAAAAAGGATAAAAAGCACAAGGCATATCTCTTAGGTCAAGCTTTCAATAATCCCCTGCCCTCAGAACTTAATACTGTAGTTGAAAAGTTTATTTCTATAGAACCAGCAAACATTGTTTTATCAGCAATGTATATAAAGAGAAAGAATCTATTTATTCGCATCTATGAAGCAGAAGGAAAGAAAACTGCTGGGGAAATCAGAATTAATGCCGATTTTAAAACCTGTAAAGAAACAGATTGCCTGGGAAGAGAAATCAGAGATATTGACATTCTCAATAATAAAATTTGTGTAAAGTTAAATTCCTTTGAAATTAAAACGTTCAAATTAGAAAATAAAAACCTGAGCTAGTTCCCTCCACCCAGAACTTCTTTCAGCCCCTTCCATGTCTTCCTCTTGAAACATTCTAGCTTCTTTATGTCTCTTCTTCTTGGGGGTGGGTCACCATGTTCCTGTTCATTTCCAATTTTGAAAACAGAAGAATTGAAATTTTTTAAACAATGTGATACTTTGAACAAATCTGAATTAAAAGCCAAAGGTTACAGCCTGAGATGTCTGCAGAAATTATCACTATTGGAACAGAGCTGCTCACAGGTAGCACTACCAACACAAATGCATCATACCTTGCAGAAAAACTTACCTCCATGGGTATAGAAACTTGTTTCCAGACATCTGTTGGAGATAACTATCCTCATCTAGAATCAGTGCTTTCTGAAGCAATTAAACGCTCAGAAGTAATTATTGTTACTGGAGGGTTGGGTCCAACTGTAGATGACATAACTAAACAAGCTGTATCCAGTGTTCTGAAAACTCGCCTGATTCTGGAAACCAGCATCCTCTCAAAAATAGAACGGTTCTTTAAGGATAGAAAAAAGGAAATACCCTCTAACAATTATAATCAAGCTCTTATTATCAGAGGATCTATGATTATTAATAATGAAACAGGAACAGCTCCTGGCTTAATTATTGAAAGAGGCAAAAATACCATCATTCTGCTTCCTGGTGTTCCGAGAGAATTAAAACAAATGTTTGAACATACTGTTTCTAAATATCTTGGGAAAAAATACAGTAAAAATCTTGTCATTAAATCTCGAACATTAAGAACCTTTGGTCTTGGAGAATCAGATCTTGACGAAAAAATTACACATGTTACAGAAAAATATTCAAATCCATGTATTGCATTCCTGGCCCATACTACAGAGGTGGATATAAAAATAACTGCAAAGGCTGGCAATCAGGGTATTGCTGATTCCTTGATAGCAGATGTGGAAACTCAGATAAGAGATTGCCTTGGAGACTGTGTGTTTGGCGCAGATGATGAAACAATGGAAAAAATTGTTGCCGCTATTCTAACACTGCGAAATAAAACAATTGCTGTTGCTGAATCATGCACCGGAGGGTTGATCTCTAATCTCCTAACAAATGTCTCTGGAAGTTCAGCATATTTCATTGAATCTATTATTGCTTATAGTAATGAAGCAAAAATCAGATTGCTACATGTTTCTTTACACACAATTGAAGAATTCGGAGCAGTAAGCTCCCAGACAGCAAGTGCTATGGCAAAAGGGATAAAAGAACTTGCAGGTACTGATTACGGTCTTTCAGTAACAGGAATAGCAGGACCAACAGGCGGAACTTCAGAGAAACCAGTAGGCTTGGTTTATATCGGACTTGCGCATCAGAATGGAGTAGATACCTCAGAACACAAGTTTTTTGGAACCAGAGACATTATTAAACAAAAAGCTGCACAAACTGCGCTGGATACAATTAGAAAATATCTTATAAATCAGACATAAAATAGGATGAATACCGTCCGAAGCTTTATTGCTATTAACATCCCGGCTAAAATTAGGAATAAACTAGAAAAAATCCAGGATGACTTGAAGAAATCTAACGCGGCTCTGCAGCTTGTAAAACCTGAAAACATACATATCACCCTGAAATTTCTGGGCAATGTTCCTGTTGAGAGCATAAATGACATTCAAGACGCAATTAATGAGAGTATCTCAAGATTCAAGATATTTTCAGTATCTTTTGAGAAGACAGGTGCCTTCCCAAATCCACAATATCCAAGAGTAATATGGGTTGGTATAGAAAAAGGCAGAGAGGAGCTTTCTCTTATAAATACTAAAATAGAGAATTCACTTTCCAGGTTTTCCCTGCATCAAGAAAACCGCAAATTTCAACCTCATCTTACTATTGCAAGAGTCCGTTCTGGCAAAAACCGTGAGAGGATTGTAAATGCCTTGGAAGAATTAAAAAATATCAGAGTAGGTGAAATGCTTGCAGAAGAAATCTGTCTGATGGAAAGCATGCTTAAGCCTCAAGGCGCGCAGTATAAAACTTTAAAATTTTTTTACTTGACATGAGTTTTTAGATATGCTATTTTTACAATAGAAGTTCATGGGTGAAGGGTAGAAGTATGATAAAGTTGAGACCAGATACATGGGTTCCTAAGTACGAACAAATTAAGAATATTATTCGAAATGAGATCTCCAAAGGAAAATATGCAGCCGGTAGTCGTATTCCCTCAGAAAATAAACTTCCGAAATTATTTAATGTAGGTAAAAATACAGTGTTAAAGGCAGTTGGAGACCTGGTTAATGATGGAATTCTCTACAGGGAACAGGGTAGAGGAACTTTTGTTGCTAATTTACATTCCCCAAGAAGTGATTCTAGAAATATAGGACTATATTTAATGTCGCAGCAAAGAGATATGACTGATGCTGAAAAACTTACTTTTTTTACTCCCAATTACCCCATACGTGTTAAGTTAAGCTAATAAGTTTTCTCGCCGATGTGGTTGACATCGGTGTTTTTTTGTGCCATTATACCGATAGCCGTAATAATGCTATCGGCATAGAAAGGAGACAGTTATGACGAAGGAGAACAGAAGG harbors:
- a CDS encoding competence/damage-inducible protein A → MSAEIITIGTELLTGSTTNTNASYLAEKLTSMGIETCFQTSVGDNYPHLESVLSEAIKRSEVIIVTGGLGPTVDDITKQAVSSVLKTRLILETSILSKIERFFKDRKKEIPSNNYNQALIIRGSMIINNETGTAPGLIIERGKNTIILLPGVPRELKQMFEHTVSKYLGKKYSKNLVIKSRTLRTFGLGESDLDEKITHVTEKYSNPCIAFLAHTTEVDIKITAKAGNQGIADSLIADVETQIRDCLGDCVFGADDETMEKIVAAILTLRNKTIAVAESCTGGLISNLLTNVSGSSAYFIESIIAYSNEAKIRLLHVSLHTIEEFGAVSSQTASAMAKGIKELAGTDYGLSVTGIAGPTGGTSEKPVGLVYIGLAHQNGVDTSEHKFFGTRDIIKQKAAQTALDTIRKYLINQT
- the thpR gene encoding RNA 2',3'-cyclic phosphodiesterase; this encodes MNTVRSFIAINIPAKIRNKLEKIQDDLKKSNAALQLVKPENIHITLKFLGNVPVESINDIQDAINESISRFKIFSVSFEKTGAFPNPQYPRVIWVGIEKGREELSLINTKIENSLSRFSLHQENRKFQPHLTIARVRSGKNRERIVNALEELKNIRVGEMLAEEICLMESMLKPQGAQYKTLKFFYLT
- a CDS encoding GntR family transcriptional regulator; amino-acid sequence: MIKLRPDTWVPKYEQIKNIIRNEISKGKYAAGSRIPSENKLPKLFNVGKNTVLKAVGDLVNDGILYREQGRGTFVANLHSPRSDSRNIGLYLMSQQRDMTDAEKLTFFTPNYPIRVKLS